One window from the genome of Gimesia aquarii encodes:
- a CDS encoding MerR family transcriptional regulator, which translates to MKKMEPVKCVIGFTVAAERWDVSDKAIRNWIKKGLPVSGTQRKRVFDVSECDAWVASYRDEMLISREEYELFAAECVIEARDQMLTRRRFTLRAFTKIDRVTVITRPLFLILEGKSQ; encoded by the coding sequence GTGAAAAAAATGGAGCCGGTCAAATGTGTCATTGGATTTACTGTCGCTGCCGAACGGTGGGACGTGAGCGACAAGGCGATTCGGAACTGGATCAAAAAAGGACTTCCGGTTAGCGGAACTCAACGAAAGAGAGTATTCGATGTTTCTGAGTGTGATGCGTGGGTGGCATCATATCGCGATGAGATGCTGATCAGTCGGGAAGAATACGAGTTGTTTGCTGCGGAATGTGTGATCGAAGCCCGCGACCAGATGTTGACGAGACGCCGTTTCACTTTGAGGGCGTTTACCAAGATTGACCGGGTAACCGTAATTACCCGCCCATTATTTTTAATTTTAGAAGGGAAGTCACAGTGA
- a CDS encoding SdiA-regulated domain-containing protein, giving the protein MKFILVILCLFIHTPVCKADTPPLVAEIKSISQLHGSYRSKYSHSAPLHLSGITTHSGNLFVVGDKSNDRYLYGIEHKNGHWHIVSRLSLNYENDKRMPSFEGVACKGNTLFVVNEDPTHIYSFSFNSKSTQLDYNNEIKIDFDPTGLSINHWDNSGFEGIAYDNQSRLLYLAKERNPRFILAVSLNHAVTRGIVVSQFDVPGTTFTDDTQRHLGRKKTYSGLTFHNGFLYALERRGYSIIKIDPTKKIIVSRLSFAALKDGKYGSLYKEGTRYGLAEGIVFHNGNILIGIDNNGKDVDRDHNLVKMYNLSGNEPSIVILGKPDEF; this is encoded by the coding sequence ATGAAATTCATATTAGTAATCTTATGCCTTTTCATTCATACGCCTGTCTGTAAAGCAGATACCCCCCCTTTAGTCGCAGAAATTAAGTCGATTTCGCAATTGCATGGCTCATATCGTAGTAAGTATTCGCATTCTGCTCCACTTCACCTCAGTGGTATTACGACACATAGCGGAAACCTGTTTGTGGTTGGAGACAAGTCGAACGATCGATACCTTTACGGTATCGAACACAAGAATGGCCACTGGCACATAGTCAGCAGGCTCTCTCTTAACTACGAAAATGATAAAAGAATGCCGAGCTTTGAAGGTGTAGCGTGTAAAGGAAATACACTCTTTGTCGTCAATGAGGATCCAACGCACATTTACTCATTTTCATTTAATAGTAAAAGTACTCAACTCGATTACAATAATGAAATTAAAATAGACTTCGATCCGACTGGCCTATCAATAAACCACTGGGATAACTCAGGTTTTGAAGGAATCGCGTATGATAATCAATCGCGATTGCTGTATTTGGCTAAGGAACGGAACCCTAGATTCATTCTAGCTGTATCTCTTAATCATGCTGTTACTCGTGGCATAGTAGTTTCTCAGTTCGATGTTCCAGGAACAACCTTTACAGATGACACTCAAAGGCATCTTGGTCGAAAGAAAACGTACTCTGGACTCACGTTTCACAATGGCTTTCTTTATGCATTGGAACGACGTGGCTATTCGATAATAAAGATTGATCCCACAAAGAAAATAATTGTATCACGTCTGTCATTTGCCGCACTCAAAGATGGTAAATATGGTTCTTTATACAAAGAGGGGACACGATATGGCCTAGCCGAGGGTATCGTATTTCACAACGGAAATATTTTAATAGGGATTGACAATAATGGAAAAGATGTTGATCGAGATCATAATTTAGTAAAAATGTATAACCTCTCCGGAAACGAACCTTCAATCGTAATACTTGGCAAGCCGGATGAATTCTAA
- a CDS encoding ABC-three component system protein → MTTKARDYKLTTVKRLHTLSGNQCSAPDCDRKLLARDDETMVSKICHIEAASKNGPRWNPTMNDDQRRHFDNLILLCDECHNIIDNIENEKKYPVDLLKNWKKEHESTVTYSYLNERPALLNIVINAISKIELDAEEDLSFQNVEAFEIESKINHNDIKRNKALLEEYKVFYMKINSLYQTLEEEGSFKKENLLRNIRATYLRIKGKYIENSSDPMQIIRNNADNIIEDVQDELITMAEQNTNDNKEDIAFGVTIIMVDAFMRCKILEEPVIS, encoded by the coding sequence ATGACTACGAAAGCTAGGGATTACAAGCTCACAACAGTCAAGAGGCTTCATACTCTTTCTGGTAATCAATGCTCAGCACCAGACTGCGATCGTAAGTTACTCGCAAGAGATGATGAAACTATGGTTAGCAAGATTTGCCACATAGAGGCGGCGTCAAAGAATGGTCCAAGATGGAACCCAACCATGAACGACGATCAGCGCAGGCATTTTGATAATCTCATTTTATTGTGTGACGAGTGTCACAACATAATTGACAATATAGAAAACGAAAAAAAGTATCCCGTTGATCTACTAAAAAATTGGAAAAAAGAGCATGAGTCAACAGTAACTTATTCTTATCTTAACGAACGCCCCGCTTTATTAAATATAGTAATCAACGCTATTTCTAAAATTGAGTTAGATGCAGAAGAGGACCTTTCTTTCCAAAATGTCGAAGCGTTCGAAATTGAATCAAAAATCAACCATAATGATATCAAACGTAATAAAGCACTTCTTGAAGAGTACAAAGTGTTCTACATGAAAATAAATTCTTTGTATCAAACTTTAGAAGAGGAAGGATCATTCAAGAAGGAAAATCTCTTGCGTAATATTAGAGCGACATATCTAAGGATAAAGGGAAAATACATTGAAAACAGTTCTGATCCTATGCAAATAATTAGAAACAATGCAGATAATATTATTGAAGATGTTCAAGACGAATTAATTACTATGGCTGAACAAAATACTAATGACAATAAAGAGGATATTGCATTCGGTGTGACTATAATAATGGTGGATGCATTTATGCGATGTAAGATACTAGAGGAACCAGTCATATCATGA
- a CDS encoding host-nuclease inhibitor Gam family protein, translating to MKSLTANDRPAAELLGADPVIQTEEDLDKALNELSFLNAFDQSVNATCTRYIEKLKQESEQRKYVLIDDQDPVTIACRRELLNERVDEYCKTNRSSLIDGKKKTKSFPHGSVSFKDQPAKVEYRSGLKEADSLGLLDNLMQSTLVEQIVAWLNAICIFGKNKEARLLSEVVELKPKLSVSKIKKAFEEKRLTADHLKQLGLKYSKGKEQLTIKPAEYKSG from the coding sequence GTGAAAAGCCTCACCGCCAATGATCGACCCGCTGCGGAATTGCTGGGAGCTGATCCCGTAATTCAGACGGAGGAAGATCTTGACAAGGCTTTAAATGAGTTGTCATTTCTGAACGCCTTTGATCAGTCGGTCAACGCGACTTGCACCAGGTACATCGAGAAACTCAAACAGGAATCTGAGCAACGCAAATATGTTTTGATTGATGATCAAGACCCTGTCACGATTGCATGCCGGAGAGAACTGCTCAACGAGCGAGTGGATGAGTATTGCAAAACAAATCGATCGAGCTTGATTGACGGCAAGAAGAAAACGAAATCGTTTCCGCATGGATCAGTGAGCTTCAAAGATCAGCCAGCCAAGGTGGAGTATCGCTCAGGGCTGAAGGAAGCGGACAGCCTCGGTCTCTTAGATAATCTGATGCAGTCAACATTGGTTGAACAGATCGTTGCCTGGTTGAATGCGATCTGTATTTTTGGCAAGAACAAAGAAGCACGCTTGTTATCTGAAGTCGTCGAACTCAAACCCAAGCTCAGTGTTTCGAAGATCAAAAAAGCATTCGAAGAAAAACGTTTGACGGCAGATCATCTGAAACAATTGGGACTGAAATATTCCAAGGGCAAAGAGCAGCTGACGATCAAGCCGGCCGAGTACAAGTCTGGCTGA
- a CDS encoding ABC-three component system middle component 6 has product MIISKDIKPERQIYRLGAMLLEVLQGTSGSVIELFDLYQLVNRQETISLNAFFITVDWLFLLGAITNDKGRIVKCF; this is encoded by the coding sequence ATGATCATTAGCAAGGACATAAAACCAGAAAGGCAAATCTACCGCTTGGGAGCTATGCTTTTAGAAGTATTGCAAGGAACGTCTGGTAGTGTCATTGAGTTGTTTGATTTGTATCAACTCGTGAATCGCCAAGAAACCATTTCTCTAAATGCTTTTTTTATTACAGTTGACTGGCTCTTCCTTCTTGGTGCAATAACCAATGATAAAGGACGTATTGTAAAATGTTTCTGA
- a CDS encoding DUF2326 domain-containing protein, whose translation MFLKKLTIHNESTIIRDIPFHKGLNLIVDETQTSDRKESGNSVGKTTVLRLIDYCFGSSGSNIYKDPEFKGKTNSQVEEFLKKNNIIISMTLKEDLELTDSLEIEIRRNFLSKKEKIFEINGEQQTIENFPKKLKELIFKSPLAKPTFRQIIAKNIRDEKNRITNTLKVLNSFATKEEYESLFLFWLGIELDTNERKQQLVRDQKTENNLLQRLKKEASLSQIEQSLIVINRTIEELTLRKNSFVVNESYEEDLEELNKIKLQINERSTAISSLVLRRDLILESKTELENEVSSVDDQQIKSLYQEAKVLIPELQKTFEDTIRFHNQMILHKVEYIAKEIPDLEEKLAERKREMSELLVLEKKLAQKLKKAGAVEELQKVVSDLNNTFEKKGSLEEQKRLWELSIEKLDNIEKELNKINAGIDSKDDQIQKRIAEFNKYFSELSNRLYGEQFVLSSDDKDKDKNVYEFKVSSLSGNLGTGKKKGQIAAFDLAYIQFADAEGIECLHFVLQDQIENIHDNQISSILTEIVAEVNCQYILPVLKDKLPVEIDIDQYQVLSLSQSDKLFRIP comes from the coding sequence ATGTTTCTGAAGAAACTCACAATCCATAATGAGTCTACAATTATCAGAGACATCCCATTCCACAAGGGACTGAATCTTATCGTTGATGAGACCCAAACCAGTGATCGAAAAGAGTCAGGAAATAGTGTAGGCAAAACAACGGTATTGAGACTTATTGACTACTGTTTCGGAAGTAGTGGAAGCAATATCTATAAAGACCCAGAATTTAAAGGTAAGACAAATTCTCAAGTTGAAGAATTCCTAAAGAAAAACAACATCATTATTTCGATGACACTGAAGGAAGACTTAGAACTTACAGATTCACTTGAAATAGAAATTCGAAGAAATTTTCTTAGTAAAAAAGAGAAGATTTTCGAAATCAATGGTGAACAACAAACAATCGAGAATTTCCCAAAGAAATTAAAAGAACTTATTTTTAAATCACCACTAGCAAAGCCTACCTTCAGGCAAATAATTGCAAAGAATATAAGGGACGAAAAAAACAGGATTACCAATACACTGAAGGTTTTGAACTCTTTCGCAACGAAAGAGGAATATGAATCGCTCTTCTTGTTTTGGTTGGGAATCGAGCTTGATACAAATGAACGAAAACAGCAACTAGTCCGTGACCAAAAAACAGAAAATAATTTACTACAACGGCTAAAAAAAGAGGCTTCTTTATCTCAAATTGAACAGTCCCTTATTGTTATTAATAGAACTATCGAGGAATTGACTCTGAGAAAGAATAGCTTTGTCGTTAATGAGAGTTACGAGGAAGATCTAGAAGAACTAAACAAAATAAAATTGCAAATTAATGAACGATCTACAGCAATAAGTTCCCTGGTGTTACGTAGAGATTTGATACTGGAAAGCAAAACTGAACTCGAGAATGAAGTAAGTTCCGTCGATGATCAGCAAATTAAATCTCTTTACCAAGAAGCCAAAGTTTTAATTCCTGAGCTCCAAAAAACATTTGAAGATACCATAAGATTTCATAACCAAATGATTTTGCATAAGGTGGAATACATCGCTAAAGAAATCCCTGATCTTGAAGAAAAGCTTGCTGAGAGAAAAAGAGAGATGTCAGAACTATTGGTTCTAGAAAAAAAGTTAGCACAAAAATTAAAAAAGGCAGGAGCTGTAGAGGAATTGCAAAAAGTGGTTTCTGATCTGAATAACACATTTGAGAAAAAAGGAAGCCTAGAAGAACAAAAACGACTATGGGAATTGTCCATAGAGAAACTCGATAACATTGAAAAAGAATTAAACAAAATTAACGCTGGAATTGATTCGAAAGATGATCAGATACAGAAGAGAATTGCTGAATTTAACAAATATTTTTCTGAGTTGTCTAATAGGCTATACGGTGAACAATTTGTCTTGAGCTCAGATGATAAAGATAAAGATAAAAACGTATATGAATTCAAGGTAAGCAGTCTCAGTGGAAATCTAGGGACTGGTAAGAAAAAAGGCCAAATTGCTGCCTTTGACTTGGCTTATATTCAGTTTGCAGACGCTGAAGGTATTGAGTGTCTACATTTTGTTCTTCAAGATCAGATTGAAAATATCCATGACAATCAGATTAGTAGTATCCTTACTGAAATAGTTGCTGAAGTTAATTGCCAGTACATATTACCTGTTCTTAAAGATAAGCTTCCAGTTGAAATAGACATCGACCAATATCAGGTATTATCACTGTCCCAATCAGATAAATTATTTCGAATCCCTTAA
- a CDS encoding RusA family crossover junction endodeoxyribonuclease, whose amino-acid sequence MSDNGEPLIEALEEADAGVAPSPFGELSVKIPGAPASIQSKKAQRNAYIAQIKTELSKFQFILTGQIILEITWNVPAKSRYETDAKADIDNCLKPIIDAFTGPDGIMIDDCQLKGLYISWTHINSGDEYLHFQFKFDSDHYCERDDLVFIRLEKGLRCPVNTNWPKELKTIWVKAIQAGEDLKAILENENVSYLTLASMTGGAQPFHATRTVGFRDLSPEEFAGET is encoded by the coding sequence ATGTCGGATAATGGTGAGCCACTTATCGAAGCTCTTGAAGAAGCAGACGCGGGTGTCGCTCCATCACCATTCGGTGAGTTGTCTGTCAAGATCCCCGGCGCACCGGCATCCATTCAATCCAAAAAAGCCCAGCGAAACGCCTACATCGCACAAATCAAAACCGAGCTGTCAAAGTTTCAGTTCATTTTAACGGGACAGATAATTCTCGAGATCACATGGAACGTTCCAGCGAAGAGTCGCTACGAGACCGACGCCAAAGCAGACATTGACAACTGTCTGAAACCAATCATTGACGCGTTCACTGGGCCTGATGGAATCATGATCGACGATTGCCAGCTTAAGGGGCTTTATATCTCTTGGACCCACATCAATTCAGGAGATGAGTATTTGCATTTCCAATTCAAGTTTGATTCGGACCACTATTGTGAGCGAGATGATTTGGTATTCATTCGCCTCGAAAAGGGCCTGCGTTGTCCAGTGAACACCAATTGGCCCAAAGAGCTGAAAACTATTTGGGTTAAAGCGATCCAAGCAGGTGAAGACCTCAAAGCGATTCTTGAGAATGAAAATGTATCTTACTTGACGCTTGCCTCGATGACTGGTGGAGCACAACCGTTTCACGCAACGAGAACAGTTGGCTTTAGAGACTTGTCACCTGAAGAGTTTGCTGGCGAAACATAA
- a CDS encoding terminase small subunit: MKKTEPVKCIIGFTAAAERWDVSDKTIQNWIKKGLPVSGTQRKRVFDVSECDAWVASYRDEKADRDSQKLNEELKKEKLLQEKLKRKDLERKDLIADEKLISREEYELFAAECVIEARDQMLTLPKEMRRHLCKKCQSKVKEMQTMIEQALQRLSEIEEGPKK, from the coding sequence GTGAAAAAAACGGAGCCGGTCAAATGTATCATCGGATTCACTGCTGCTGCCGAACGATGGGACGTTAGCGACAAGACGATCCAGAACTGGATCAAAAAAGGACTTCCGGTTAGTGGAACGCAACGAAAGAGAGTGTTCGATGTTTCTGAGTGTGATGCGTGGGTGGCATCTTATCGCGATGAGAAAGCAGATCGAGACTCCCAGAAGCTCAACGAAGAACTCAAAAAAGAGAAGCTGCTCCAGGAGAAATTGAAGCGGAAGGACCTGGAGCGTAAAGATTTAATCGCAGATGAAAAACTGATCAGTCGGGAAGAATACGAGTTGTTTGCCGCGGAATGTGTGATCGAAGCCCGCGACCAGATGTTGACACTACCAAAGGAGATGCGGCGGCATCTCTGCAAAAAATGCCAGTCAAAAGTGAAAGAAATGCAAACAATGATTGAGCAGGCATTGCAGCGGTTATCTGAAATCGAAGAGGGACCGAAAAAATGA
- a CDS encoding HigA family addiction module antitoxin, with protein sequence MNKHVSIEPFPPWEFIKEELNERNWTQDDLADVMGCSRQHVNRLLKGITSITPKSANELAAAFGTSAELWMNLQISYELSKAKVDDDNIAKRAKIYNEYPIRDLVKRGWIEKPSDVVDLEKSLCKLLNVSDLTETPQLAVAARKSTPYDSHTGSQWLWYNYARKMAAHVSAYQFKQAKFEKGLSEITSLAAYPEGVRQVPKYLAELGVRLVILKHIPSTKIDGAALWLGSKSPVVALSLRYDRIDNFWFTLMHELVHIKYGHVAPVDEDLSGNEESDIEKQANEEAANYLIPKEKLDSFISRHGKLIYQKNVIRFANARGVHPAIVVGQLKHRKKLPPTHLNKLQAKIREHIVGYALTDGWGDSPLAK encoded by the coding sequence ATGAACAAGCATGTTTCAATTGAACCGTTCCCTCCATGGGAATTTATAAAAGAGGAATTGAATGAACGAAATTGGACACAAGACGATCTCGCCGATGTAATGGGGTGTTCTCGTCAACATGTCAATAGATTATTAAAAGGGATTACTTCAATAACTCCAAAATCAGCAAACGAATTAGCCGCTGCTTTTGGAACTTCTGCCGAGTTATGGATGAACCTTCAAATATCATATGAGTTGTCAAAAGCAAAAGTAGATGATGATAACATTGCGAAGCGCGCTAAAATTTACAATGAATATCCTATAAGAGATCTTGTGAAGCGTGGGTGGATTGAGAAACCTTCTGACGTAGTGGATCTTGAAAAATCACTTTGTAAATTGCTTAATGTTTCTGATCTTACTGAAACTCCACAACTGGCAGTAGCAGCACGAAAAAGCACTCCATACGATAGCCACACCGGATCTCAGTGGCTGTGGTACAATTATGCTCGAAAGATGGCTGCACACGTATCCGCCTATCAGTTTAAGCAGGCAAAATTTGAGAAAGGTTTATCCGAGATTACTTCACTTGCAGCATACCCTGAAGGAGTACGTCAAGTACCTAAATACTTAGCAGAGTTGGGGGTGAGATTAGTTATTTTAAAGCACATTCCAAGTACAAAGATTGATGGCGCTGCACTTTGGTTGGGTTCCAAATCGCCAGTAGTAGCTCTGTCTTTGCGATATGACCGGATAGATAATTTCTGGTTTACCCTTATGCATGAATTAGTTCATATTAAATACGGTCACGTTGCGCCTGTTGATGAAGACCTAAGTGGTAATGAAGAATCTGATATCGAAAAACAAGCTAACGAAGAAGCAGCAAATTACCTTATTCCTAAAGAGAAACTAGATTCCTTTATTTCAAGGCACGGAAAACTGATCTATCAAAAAAATGTTATTCGGTTTGCAAATGCGAGAGGAGTACATCCAGCTATTGTTGTTGGACAACTTAAGCATCGTAAGAAGCTTCCTCCTACTCACTTAAATAAGCTTCAAGCAAAAATTAGAGAGCATATTGTCGGATATGCTTTAACAGATGGATGGGGAGATTCCCCTTTGGCTAAATGA
- a CDS encoding type II toxin-antitoxin system RelE/ParE family toxin, with translation MEVDFEDDELQELENNEDAKSRLDDSVIRAFRKRMRFLRDAVDERDLREMKSLHFKKLKGDRDGQYSIRLNDQWRLIIQIEFKETGNVIRILKIEDYH, from the coding sequence ATGGAAGTTGATTTCGAAGATGATGAACTCCAAGAGTTAGAAAACAATGAAGATGCCAAAAGCAGGCTTGATGACTCGGTTATTAGGGCATTTAGAAAGCGTATGCGTTTTTTGAGAGACGCTGTAGATGAGCGTGATTTACGTGAAATGAAATCGTTACATTTTAAAAAACTTAAAGGTGATAGGGATGGTCAATATTCGATTCGCCTAAATGATCAATGGCGACTGATTATTCAAATTGAGTTCAAAGAAACAGGAAACGTGATCCGTATTTTAAAAATAGAAGACTACCATTAA